The Streptomyces cyaneogriseus subsp. noncyanogenus region GAAGATGCCCTTCTCCAGGTAGGCCGTGAAGAACGACGCCTCGACGTCGTCGCGGCTGAAGCCCCACACCGTCTGGGTCAGGTCGTTGGTGCCGAAGGAGAAGAACTCCGCCGCCTCGGCGATCTGGCCGGCGGTCAGCGCGGCGCGCGGCAGCTCGATCATCGTGCCGATGGACAGCTTCAGGTTCGTGCCCGAGGCCGCCTCGACCTCGGCGATGACCTTGTCGGCCTCCTCGCGGACGATCTCCAGCTCCTGGACGGTGCCGACGAGCGGGATCATGATCTCGGCGCGCGGGTCGCCCTTGGCCGCGCGGCGGGCCGCGGCGGCCTCCGCGATCGCGCGGACCTGCATGGTGAACAGGCCGGGGATGACCAGGCCGAGGCGGACGCCGCGCAGGCCGAGCATCGGGTTCTGCTCGTGCAGGCGGTGCACCGCCTGGAGCAGGCGCAGCTCGTTCTCGTGCGGCTCCTGGCGGGACTCGGCGAGGGCCACGCGGACCGACAGCTCGGTGATGTCGGGCAGGAACTCGTGCAGCGGCGGGTCGAGCAGGCGGACGGTGACCGGGAGGCCGTCCATCGCCTCGAACAGCTCGACGAAGTCCTGCTTCTGGAGCGGGAGGAGTTCCTTCAGGGACTCCTCGCGTTCGGCCTCGGTGTCGGCGAGGATCAGCCGCTCCACCAGCTCGCGGCGGTCGCCGAGGAACATGTGCTCGGTGCGGCACAGGCCGATGCCCTGGGCGCCGAAGCGGCGGGCGCGCAGCGCGTCCTCGGCGTTGTCGGCGTTGGCGCGCACCCGCAGCCGGCGCTTGCGGTCGGCGAAGGCCATGATGCGGTGCACGGCCTCGACCAGCTCGTCGGCGTCCTCGGCGCCCGCGTGCATCCGGCCCTCGAAGTACTCCACGACCGGGGAGGGCACGACCGGGACCTCGCCCAGGTAGACCTTGCCGGTGGAGCCGTCGATGGAGATGACGTCGCCCTCCTCGACGACGTGCCCGCCGGGGACGGTCATCCGGCGCCGCTTGGTGTCGACCTCCAGCTCCTCCGCGCCGCAGACACAGGTCTTGCCCATGCCGCGGGCGACCACGGCCGCGTGGGAGGTCTTGCCGCCGCGCGAGGTCAGGATGCCCTCGGCGGCGATCATGCCGTCCAGGTCGTCGGGGTTGGTCTCGCGGCGGATGAGGATGACCTTCTCGCCGGAGCGGGACCACTTGACGGCCGTGTACGAGTCGAAGACGGCCTTGCCGACCGCCGCGCCCGGCGAGGCCGCGATGCCCCGGCCGACCTGCTCGACCTTCGCGTTCTCGTCGAAGCGGGGGAACATGAGCTGTGCGAGCTGGGCGCCGTTGACGCGGGTGAGCGCCTCGGCCTCGTCGATCAGGCCCTGGTCCACGAGCTGGGTGGCGATGCGGAAGGCCGCGCCCGCGGTGCGCTTGCCGACGCGGGTCTGGAGCATCCAGAGCTGGCCGCGCTCGATGGTGAACTCGATGTCGCAGAGATCCTTGTAGTGGTTCTCCAGGGTCTCCATGATCTGCATGAGCTGGTCGTACGACTTCTTGTCGATCCGCTCCAGCTCGGCGAGCGGCACCGTGTTGCGGATGCCGGCCACCACGTCCTCGCCCTGGGCGTTCTGGAGGTAGTCGCCGTAGACGCCCTGGTGGCCGGAGGCGGGGTCGCGGGTGAAGGCGACGCCGGTGCCGGAGTCGGGGCCCAGGTTGCCGAAGACCATCGAGCAGACGTTGACCGCGGTGCCGAGGTCGTGCGGGATGCGCTCCTGGCGGCGGTAGAGCTTGGCGCGCTCGCCGTTCCAGGAGTCGAAGACCGCCTTGATGGCGAGGTCCATCTGCTCGCGCGGGTCCTGCGGGAAGTCCCGGCCGGCCTCCTTCTTGACGATCTTCTTGAAGGTGGTGACCAGCTTCTTCAGGTCGGCGGCCTCCAGCTCGGTGTCGACCGTGACCTTCTTGGCCTGCTTGGCCTTCTCCAGCGCCTCCTCGAAGAGGTCGCCGTCGACGCCGAGGACGGTCTTGCCGAACATCTGGATGAGGCGGCGGTAGGAGTCCCAGGCGAACCGCTCGTCGCCGGCCTGGGCGGCCAGGCCCTGCACCGACGTGTCGGAGAGGCCGATGTTGAGGACCGTGTCCATCATGCCGGGCATGGAGAACTTGGCGCCGGAGCGGACGGAGACGAGGAGCGGGTTGTCGGCCTGGCCGAGCTTCTTGCCCATCTTCTCCTCGAGGGCGGCGAGGTGCGCACTCACCTCGTCACGCAGTGCCGCCGGTTCCTCGCCGCTGTCGAGGTAGACCTTGCACGCCTCGGTGGTGATGGTGAAGCCGGGAGGGACCGGAAGGCCCAGGTTGGTCATCTCGGCGAGGTTGGCACCCTTGCCGCCGAGGAGGTCCTTGAGGTCCTTGTTGCCCTCGGTGAAGTCGTAAACGAACTTCACGCCCTCAACGCTGGCGCCCGGCTCAGCTACCTGGGGATCTTTGTTTTCCGACACGGGTCTCGACTCCTCGAGGACGCGGTGGCTGCCCTGACGTCGGGGAATGTACCCAGATCGAAGGCTCGTGGGTACGTCCACTTGCGCGTCATGCGCCTGTAACCACTCGTCCGCCAGCGGATCGAAAGTCACGAGTCGGCAAGCGCCCGAGTGGCCATGTGTTCACTTCTTGAACGAACCACCTTCTCAAAAGGCATCCGCATCGCTCACATGAGCAGCATTCCCCATGTGTGTTTTCGCCCGGTGAACGATCAAAGGGTGGCACTGAGTGCCATCCTTTGAGAAGTGCAGCCGCTCATGATCCGCTCATGTGAGCGCAACCCCTATCAAGGGTGGCGAGAATCACGCTGCCACAGTCGGACGGATTTCACCATGCGGACCGGCCGGCGGACCGACGCCCTCGGCAAAAACGTCCCTGCCACACGCCTGCCCGGACGCCTGCCGCACGCCTCACACCCCGAGCGCCCGCAGCCGCTCCTCCACCCGCTCGGGCGCGTACAGGTGCTCCACCACCAGCGCCCCCGCCCCGACCAGCCCGGCCCGCTCGCCCAGCCGGGAGGCGACCACGTCCAGACGGGCGGTGGACCGCGGCAGCGCCCGCTGGTACAGCAGCTCCCGCACACCGGTGAGGAACGGCGTCCCCGCGAGATCCCCCGCGATCATCAGCACCCCGGGGTTCAGCAGCGTCACCACCGTCGCCAGCACGTCCCCGACCAGCCGCCCGGCTTCCCGGGCCAGCGCCGCCGCCTCCGGGTGCCCGGCCGCCAGCAGCTCGCGCACGTCCGAGCCGGACTCCGCCGGGACCCCGGCCGCCGCCAGCCGCCGGGCGACCGCGCCCCCGCTGGCGACCGCGGCCAGACAGCCGTGGGAGCCGCAGCGGCACAGCGCCTGGGCGCCCTCGGGGACGCGGATGTGCCCGATGTCCCCCGCGCCGCCGTCGACGCCCCGGTAGACCGAGCCGTCCACCACGACCCCGGCGCCTATGCCGGTCGACACCTTCACCAGGACGAAGGCCGAGCAGTCCGGGTGGGAGGCGCGCTGCTCGCCGTAGGCCATGAGGTTGGCGTCGTTGTCGACCAGGACGGGTATGGGCGGGGCGCCCGTGTGCTCGGTGAGGGCCCGGCCCAGACGGCCCGTTATGTCGTACCCGTCCCAGCCCGGCATGATCGGCGGCTGGACCACCCGGCCGGTGGCGTGGTCGACGGGGCCGGGCACCGCCAGGCCGACCCCGCAGACCTCCGCCGCCGGGCGGGCGCACCGCTCCAGCAACTCCCCGAACCAGCGGCCCAGTTCGCCGAGGACCGCCTCGGGGCCGTCCTCGATCACCAGCGTCCCGCCGCGCTCGGCGAGGATCTCGCCGGTCAGGGTCAGGACGGCGGCGCGCGCGTGCCGGGTGTCGAGGTCGGCGGCGAGGACGACGGCGTGCTCGTCGTCGAACTCCAGGGTGATGGAGGGCCGTCCGCCGTGCGGGGAGTCCACGGGGCCGCCGGCGCCCTCGCGCAGCCAGCCCGCCCTGAAGAGCCGGTCCAGACGCTGGCCCACGGTGGCCCGGGACAGTCCCGTGGCCTGCTGAAGCGCCCCGCGCGTGGTGGCGCGGCCACGGCGCACGAGCTCCAGCAGATCACCGGCGCTCGCCTGGCCGCCCGCCCTGGCGGCGCCCCTGTCCGCCCTGCCGGTACGTCCGGTCATGCACACCCCCTTGTGTTTCCCAACTCTGCAATACATAGTGAGTTTTGCGTGTTAAATGGACGTAACTCTACGGTGGCCACTGCCGAACCGGTCGGCCGGACGTCTTTCGGGGAGCCCTGAGTGGACCGCACCACCCGACGTGAGCCCGGGGCCGCCGCCCCGCGGACCGGCGGGCCGGCGCCGCGCACCGCGTCCCGCCCCGCCGTCCCCCGCATCCCGCCTCTCCCTCCCGCCCCGGCCGTGCCCGCCGTGTCCGCGGTCCCCGCGCTGTCCGCCGCACCCTACGCGCGGCGGCCCGGCGCGTCCGGTCCCGGCCCCGCGGTGCGGCGCCCGGCGGCAGGACCGTCCCGGGTGCCGCGAGGGGCACGCGCGGCGGGCCGGGGCGGCGTGCGCGGCGGGCCGGGGCGCCGCGGCGTTCCCCGGAGCGCGGGACGGAGACCGGGGCCCGCGCGGGGACGCCCCGTCCGCCCGGCTCCCGCCGGCGGCCGGACCCCGGTGACGCCGTCGACCGCAGCGACAAGGGAGGGGGGCGGGAGATGACCGACCGGCATCGACTGCTCGTGTACGGCGGGACGTTCGCCACGGTGGGCGAGCGCGGCGACATCAGCGGGGTGCGGGGCGGCGGCGTCCCGGACGGGCTGTTCGTCCGCGACGCGCGCCACTTGAGCCGGTGGCAGCTCACCGTCGACGGTGCCGTGCCCGAGGCCCTGACCCCCGTCGCGGTGGGGGACACCGCGCGCTGCGTCCTGGTGCCGCGCGGCGGCCGCGACGAGCCGCCCGCGTACACGCTCTTCCGTGAACAGGCCGTCGGCGACGGCTCGTTCGTGGAGACGCTCCGGGTGACGAGCAACCGCCCGGCCCCGTCCTCGGTACGCCTGGCCCTGACCGCCGACGCCGACTTCGCCGACCAGTTCGAGCTGCGCGCCGACCACCGCACCTACGCCAAGCCCGGCGCCCAGCGCTCCCGCGAAGTCCTCGGCCACGGCGTGGAGTTCGCCTACCGGCGCGGCACCTGGCGCTCCTGTACGACGGTGACGGCCGAGCCCGCCCCGGACGCCGTGGAGGAGACCGGTACCGGCGCCCGCCGTCTGGTGTGGACGCTCGAACTGCCCCCGCACGGCTCGGTGGAGCTGGTGCTGCGGGTGATGGCCCGCCCGCACGGGGACAGGCGGGCGCTGCGGGTGCCCCGCTCCCCGGCCGCGGTGAGCGAGCGGCTGCTGGCGGAGGAGGACGCCCTCGCCGCGGGCGTGGCCTTCCCGACCGGCTGGCCGGAGCTGGCCGCGGCCTGCGCGCGGGGGCTGGCCGATCTGGCCGCCCTCCGGGTCCCCGCCACCGGCCCGGACGGCGAGGAGCTGCGCGTGCCGGCCGGCGGGGCGCCCTGGTTCCTGACCCTGCTGGGCCGTGACGCCCTGCTGACGTCCCTGTTCGTCCTCCCCTACCGCTCCGGGCCGGCCGCCGCCACGCTGCTGGCGCTGGCCGCGACCCAGGCGACGGACACCGGCCCGGACGCCGTCACCCAGCCCGGCAAGATCGTGCACGAGGTCCGGCACGGCGAGCTGGCCCACTTCGGCCAGGTCCCCTACGGGCGGTACTACGGCTCCGTCGACGCCACCCCCCTGTTCCTCGTCCTGCTGGGCGCCTACGTCGAGCACACCGGCGACACGGAGCTGGCCCGCCGCCTCCAGCCGCACGCCCGGGCGGCGGTCGGCTGGATGCTGGACCACGGCGGGCTGACCTCGCGGGGCTATCTGGTCTACCGCGCCGACCGGGGCGGGCTCGCCAACCAGAACTGGAAGGACTCCCCCGGCTCTATCTGCTCCGCCGACGGCACCCGGCCGAGCGGGCCGGTGGTGGCGGCGGGCGCCCAGGGCTACGCCTACGACGCCCTGCGCCGCACCGCGCACCTGGCGCGCACGGTGTGGGCCGACCGGGTGTACGCGGAGCTGCTGGAGCAGGCCGCCGGTGATCTGCGCGACCGGTTCCAGCGGGACTTCTGGATGGCGCGGCACTCCTTCCCGGCGCTCGCCCTGGACGGGGAGGGCCGGCAGGTCGACGCGCTGGCCTCCGACGCCGGGCATCTGCTGTGGTCGGGGCTGCTGGACAAGGAGTACGGCGAGCTGGTCGGCCGGCGCCTGCTGGAGGCCGACTTCTTCTCCGGCTGGGGCGTACGGACGCTGGCCGCCGGGCAGCCCGCCTACCACCCGCTGTCGTACCACCGCGGCTCGGTGTGGCCGCACGACAACGCGCTGATCGCGCTGGGCCTGGCCCGCTACGGCCTGCACGACGAGGCCCGCGCGGTGGCGCACGGCCTGGTGGAGGCGGCGACCGCCACCGGTCACCGGCTGCCGGAGGTGCTCGCCGGGTACGGCCGCGACAGCCACCCGGAGCCGGTGCCCTATCCCCACGCCTGCGTCCGGGAGTCCCGCTCGGCGGCGGCCCCGCTGGCCCTGCTCACCGCGGTCGGCGGTGCCTGAGCGCACGGGCCGCCGGCCGGCGGGGGCCGGTCAGCCGCCGGAGGTGTCCAGCTCCGCGTCCTCGCCGACGCCCGCGCAGTCGTACGGGTCCTTCAGCCAGCCGTCCGGCAGGACCACCCGGTTGTTGCCGGAGGTGCGGCCGCGCGGGCCGTCGGCGCCGGCCGGCCACGGCTGGTCCAGGTCCAGCTCGTCCAGCCCGGCCCGCAGCTCCTCCAGGGACGAGGTGACCGCCAGGCGCTTGCGCATCTCGGAGCCGACCGCGAAGCCCTTGAGGTACCAGGCGACGTGCTTGCGGAAGTCGACCACGCCGCGCTGCTCGTCGCCGAGCCACTCGCCGAGCAGGGTGGCGTGCCGCACCATGACGTCGGCGACCTCGCGCAGCGTGGGACGTACGAGGTCCTCCGTCCGCCCCTCGAAGGCGGCGACCAGATCCGCGAAGAGCCAGGGCCGCCCGAGGCAGCCGCGCCCGACCACGACACCGTCGCAGCCGGTCTCGCGCACCATCCTGAGGGCGTCCTCGGCCGACCAGATGTCGCCGTTGCCGAGCACCGGGATCTCCGGCACGTGCTCCTTCAGGCGGGCGATGGCCTCCCAGTCCGCGGTGCCGCCGTAATGCTGGGCGGCGGTGCGGCCGTGCAGGGCGATGGCGGTGACGCCCTCCTCGACGGCGATGCGCCCGGCGTCGAGGTAGGTGAGGTGGTCGTCGTCGATGCCCTTGCGCATCTTCATCGTCACCGGCAGGTCGCCGGCCCCGCCGACGGCCTCGCGCAGGATCGCGCGCAGCAGGTTCCGCTTGTAGGGGAGGGCGGAGCCGCCGCCCTTGCGGGTCACCTTCGGGACCGGGCAGCCGAAGTTCAGGTCGATGTGGTCGGCGAGGTCCTCCTCCGCGATCATGCGGACGGCCTTGCCGACGGTGACCGGGTCGACGCCGTAGAGCTGGATCGAGCGCGGGCGCTCGCTCGCGTCGAACTTGATGAGCTGCATGGTCTTGTCGTTGCGCTCGACCAGTGCCCGGGTGGTGATCATCTCGCTGACGAACAGGCCCTTGCCGCCGCTGAACTCCCGGCACAGGGTGCGGAAGGGCGCGTTGGTGATGCCCGCCATGGGGGCGAGCACGACGGGCGGCTGGACGGCGTGCGGACCGACCCGCAACGTCGAGGTCGTCGTAGGCAAGGTGGGCGTGGACATTCCTCCATTGTCGCGTACGCCGGACCGTGCCCGGCACGGCTCCCCCGGGCCCCTCCCCGTCACACCCGTGTACCGGTCATTAGTTAACCGCACTATCGACGTGAGCGTACGATGATGCCCATGCCCGAGCTCAGCCACCGCCGACGCCTGCTCGTGCTCGCCATCTGCTGCATGAGCCTGCTGATCGTGAGCCTCGACAACACCGTGCTCAACGTCGCCCTGCCGTCCATCCAGCACGACCTGGCCGCCACCACGTCCGGGCTCCAGTGGGCGATCGACGCCTACACGCTGGTGCTGGCCGCGCTGCTGATGCTGGCGGGCTCCACGGCCGACCGGATCGGCCGCAAGCGGGTCTTCATGGCGGGCCTGGTCGTCTTCACGCTCGGCTCGGTGCTGTGCTCGCTCGCGCCCGGTCTGCCGTGGCTGGTCGCGTTCCGGATGGTGCAGGCGGTGGGCGGCTCCATGCTGAACCCGGTCGCCATGTCGATCATCACCAACACCTTCACCGACCCCCGTGAGCGGGCCCGCGCCATCGGCGCGTGGGGAGCGGTGGTCGGCATCTCCATGGCCGCCGGGCCGCTGGTGGGCGGCCTGCTCGTGGAGTCGGTCGGCTGGCGCGCGATCTTCTGGATCAACCTGCCGGTGGGGCTCGCGGCCCTGCTGCTCACCCTGCGCTGCGTCCCCGAGTCCCGCGCCCCGCGCGCCCGCCGCCCCGACCCGGTGGGCCAGGTGCTGGTCATCGTGCTCTTCGGCGCGCTCACCTACGCCATCATCGAGCTGCCGAACGCGGGGCCCGGGGCGGTGCTGCCCTTCGCCGTGGTGGCGCTGGCCGCGCTCGCCGGGCTGCTGCGGTACGAGCCGCGCCGCCGCGAACCACTGATCGACCTGCGTTTCTTCCGCTCGGCGCCGTTCAGCGGGGCCACCGCGATCGCCGTGTGCGGGTTCGCCTCGCTGGGCGGCTTCCTGTTCCTGTCGACGCTGTACCTGCAGAACGTACGCGGGCTGAGCGCCCTGCACGCGGGCCTGTGGATGCTGCCGATGGCCGTGCCGACCTTCCTGTGCGCCCCGCTGTCGGGCCGGCTGGTCGGCGCCCGGGGGCCGCGCGCCTCGCTGCTGGTCGCGGGCTGCGCGATGACGGCGAGCGGACTGCTCTTCGCGCTCTTCGAGGCCGAGACGTCCGATGTGACGCTGTTCCTCGGCTACGCGCTGTTCGGCGTCGGCTTCGGCTTCGTCAACGCGCCGATCACCAACACCGCCGTCTCCGGGATGCCCCGCGCCCAGGCCGGTGTCGCCGCCGCCGTCGCCTCCACCAGCCGCCAGCTCGGCTCGACCCTCGGCGTCGCGGTGATCGGCGCGGTGCTCGCGGCGGGCGTGGGCTCCGCGCCGTACCGGGAGGCGTTCGTCGACGCCGCCCGGCCCGGCTGGTGGATCCTCACCTCCTGCGGTGTGGCGGTGCTCGCCCTCGGCGCCCTGACCACGGGCGCCTGGGCCCGCCGCACCGCCGAGCGGACGGCGGACCGGCTCCGGCCGGCCGGGACCGGGGAGGCGGCGAGGGCCTGACGGGCTCCCCCGCCGCCGGTCCGGGCGCTCACCCGGTCGGCACCGGCAGCTTCTCCGCCACCTGGGGCCAGCGCTTCATCACGGCCTCCTCCAGCTTCGGCACCGCCCGCTGCCCCGCCAGGGCCAGGACGATCGCCGCGGCCACCCCCGCCCAGGCCAGCGGGCCCAGCGGGGTGCAGCCGAAGAGCCGGCTGGCGGCCGGGGTCTGGACCAGGGCGACGAGCGCGGCGGCCGAGCCCAGGGACGTGGCCTGCACCAGGTGGCTGCCGCGCCGGTCGGCGAGGGTCTGCGCGAGCTGGGTGCCGACGACGGCGCACAGGGCCATCGTCGTGGACCGGCGGGCGGTGCCGGGGGTGAACCGGCCCAGGAGCCAGGCGGCGGTCGCACCCAGGGCCGTGGTCAGGGCCCGGTGCCGGATCTGCCGGATCAGCGGCTCGCCCAGGACCGCCGTGCCGAGGGGCGCGTCGGTGGAGCCGGCCTCGTCCTCGTCCTCCTCTTCCTTCGGCGTCACCGCCACCGCCATCGCCGGGAACAGGTCCGTGAACAGGTTCACCAGCAGCATCTGACGGGTCGACAGCGGCGCGGAGCCGCCGAGCACGGTGCCGAGGATGCCGAAGGCGACCTCGCCGGCGTTGCCGCCGATGAGGATGGCGATGGCGTCCGCGACGCTGTGCCACAGGGCCCGGCCCTCGTGGACGGCCTCGACGAGGACGAGCAGGTCGTCGCCGGTGACGACGAGGTCGGCGGCGTTGCGGGCGGCGGCCGAGCCGCGGGCGTTGATGCCGACGCCGATGTCGGCGGCGCGGATCGCGGCGGCGTCGTTGGCGCCGTCGCCCACCATGCCGACCACCCGGCCGGCGTCCCGCAGCGACTCGACGACCTGGAGCTTCTGCTCGGGCGCGACACGGGCCACGACGTCGGCGTCCCGCAGCATCCGGGACCGCTCCCGCCGGTCCGCGGCGGCCAGCTCGTCACCGGTGACGACGGTGGCGTCCTCGGGCCAGCCGAGGTCGGTGGCGATGGCGCGGGCGGTCTGCGGGTGGTCGCCGGTCAGCACCACCGGCCGGACGCCCGCCTCGCGCAGCCCGCGCACCAGGGCCGGGGAGGTCTCGCGGGCCACGTCGGCGAGGGCCAGCAGCCCGGTGAAGTGCGGGCCCAGCTCCTCCAGCGGGCGCTCCAGGAGGTCGGCCGCCTGCTCGCCGTCCGCCAGCGGGCGGTGGGCCACCGCCAGGACGCGCAGTCCGTCGGCGGCCAGCTCGTGTGCCGTGTCCGAGGCGTGCGAGGGCAGGTCGGAGCAGGCGGGCAGCACGGTCTCCGGGGCGCCCTTGATCACCAGGACGGGCGAGCCGTCCCCGGCACGGCCGACGGCGGCGGCGTAGCCGCGGGAGGTCTCGAAGGGCAGGCCCTCGATCTGCTCCCACTCCGGGTCGTCCCCGGCGGCGTCCAGCACCGCCTCGTCGGTGGCGTGGGTGGGGCGGGCCCCGTCGCCGTTGAGCCGGGGGCAGGCGCGGGCG contains the following coding sequences:
- the dusB gene encoding tRNA dihydrouridine synthase DusB, with translation MSTPTLPTTTSTLRVGPHAVQPPVVLAPMAGITNAPFRTLCREFSGGKGLFVSEMITTRALVERNDKTMQLIKFDASERPRSIQLYGVDPVTVGKAVRMIAEEDLADHIDLNFGCPVPKVTRKGGGSALPYKRNLLRAILREAVGGAGDLPVTMKMRKGIDDDHLTYLDAGRIAVEEGVTAIALHGRTAAQHYGGTADWEAIARLKEHVPEIPVLGNGDIWSAEDALRMVRETGCDGVVVGRGCLGRPWLFADLVAAFEGRTEDLVRPTLREVADVMVRHATLLGEWLGDEQRGVVDFRKHVAWYLKGFAVGSEMRKRLAVTSSLEELRAGLDELDLDQPWPAGADGPRGRTSGNNRVVLPDGWLKDPYDCAGVGEDAELDTSGG
- a CDS encoding MFS transporter, which codes for MPELSHRRRLLVLAICCMSLLIVSLDNTVLNVALPSIQHDLAATTSGLQWAIDAYTLVLAALLMLAGSTADRIGRKRVFMAGLVVFTLGSVLCSLAPGLPWLVAFRMVQAVGGSMLNPVAMSIITNTFTDPRERARAIGAWGAVVGISMAAGPLVGGLLVESVGWRAIFWINLPVGLAALLLTLRCVPESRAPRARRPDPVGQVLVIVLFGALTYAIIELPNAGPGAVLPFAVVALAALAGLLRYEPRRREPLIDLRFFRSAPFSGATAIAVCGFASLGGFLFLSTLYLQNVRGLSALHAGLWMLPMAVPTFLCAPLSGRLVGARGPRASLLVAGCAMTASGLLFALFEAETSDVTLFLGYALFGVGFGFVNAPITNTAVSGMPRAQAGVAAAVASTSRQLGSTLGVAVIGAVLAAGVGSAPYREAFVDAARPGWWILTSCGVAVLALGALTTGAWARRTAERTADRLRPAGTGEAARA
- a CDS encoding ROK family protein, producing MTGRTGRADRGAARAGGQASAGDLLELVRRGRATTRGALQQATGLSRATVGQRLDRLFRAGWLREGAGGPVDSPHGGRPSITLEFDDEHAVVLAADLDTRHARAAVLTLTGEILAERGGTLVIEDGPEAVLGELGRWFGELLERCARPAAEVCGVGLAVPGPVDHATGRVVQPPIMPGWDGYDITGRLGRALTEHTGAPPIPVLVDNDANLMAYGEQRASHPDCSAFVLVKVSTGIGAGVVVDGSVYRGVDGGAGDIGHIRVPEGAQALCRCGSHGCLAAVASGGAVARRLAAAGVPAESGSDVRELLAAGHPEAAALAREAGRLVGDVLATVVTLLNPGVLMIAGDLAGTPFLTGVRELLYQRALPRSTARLDVVASRLGERAGLVGAGALVVEHLYAPERVEERLRALGV
- a CDS encoding amylo-alpha-1,6-glucosidase, with translation MTDRHRLLVYGGTFATVGERGDISGVRGGGVPDGLFVRDARHLSRWQLTVDGAVPEALTPVAVGDTARCVLVPRGGRDEPPAYTLFREQAVGDGSFVETLRVTSNRPAPSSVRLALTADADFADQFELRADHRTYAKPGAQRSREVLGHGVEFAYRRGTWRSCTTVTAEPAPDAVEETGTGARRLVWTLELPPHGSVELVLRVMARPHGDRRALRVPRSPAAVSERLLAEEDALAAGVAFPTGWPELAAACARGLADLAALRVPATGPDGEELRVPAGGAPWFLTLLGRDALLTSLFVLPYRSGPAAATLLALAATQATDTGPDAVTQPGKIVHEVRHGELAHFGQVPYGRYYGSVDATPLFLVLLGAYVEHTGDTELARRLQPHARAAVGWMLDHGGLTSRGYLVYRADRGGLANQNWKDSPGSICSADGTRPSGPVVAAGAQGYAYDALRRTAHLARTVWADRVYAELLEQAAGDLRDRFQRDFWMARHSFPALALDGEGRQVDALASDAGHLLWSGLLDKEYGELVGRRLLEADFFSGWGVRTLAAGQPAYHPLSYHRGSVWPHDNALIALGLARYGLHDEARAVAHGLVEAATATGHRLPEVLAGYGRDSHPEPVPYPHACVRESRSAAAPLALLTAVGGA
- the ppdK gene encoding pyruvate, phosphate dikinase, giving the protein MSENKDPQVAEPGASVEGVKFVYDFTEGNKDLKDLLGGKGANLAEMTNLGLPVPPGFTITTEACKVYLDSGEEPAALRDEVSAHLAALEEKMGKKLGQADNPLLVSVRSGAKFSMPGMMDTVLNIGLSDTSVQGLAAQAGDERFAWDSYRRLIQMFGKTVLGVDGDLFEEALEKAKQAKKVTVDTELEAADLKKLVTTFKKIVKKEAGRDFPQDPREQMDLAIKAVFDSWNGERAKLYRRQERIPHDLGTAVNVCSMVFGNLGPDSGTGVAFTRDPASGHQGVYGDYLQNAQGEDVVAGIRNTVPLAELERIDKKSYDQLMQIMETLENHYKDLCDIEFTIERGQLWMLQTRVGKRTAGAAFRIATQLVDQGLIDEAEALTRVNGAQLAQLMFPRFDENAKVEQVGRGIAASPGAAVGKAVFDSYTAVKWSRSGEKVILIRRETNPDDLDGMIAAEGILTSRGGKTSHAAVVARGMGKTCVCGAEELEVDTKRRRMTVPGGHVVEEGDVISIDGSTGKVYLGEVPVVPSPVVEYFEGRMHAGAEDADELVEAVHRIMAFADRKRRLRVRANADNAEDALRARRFGAQGIGLCRTEHMFLGDRRELVERLILADTEAEREESLKELLPLQKQDFVELFEAMDGLPVTVRLLDPPLHEFLPDITELSVRVALAESRQEPHENELRLLQAVHRLHEQNPMLGLRGVRLGLVIPGLFTMQVRAIAEAAAARRAAKGDPRAEIMIPLVGTVQELEIVREEADKVIAEVEAASGTNLKLSIGTMIELPRAALTAGQIAEAAEFFSFGTNDLTQTVWGFSRDDVEASFFTAYLEKGIFGVSPFETIDKDGVGSLVAAAAKAGRATRPDLKLGVCGEHGGDPESVHFFHEVGLDYVSCSPFRIPVARLEAGRAAVTSQGSDHR